The genomic stretch TGCTGCAtctacactttctctctctctccctccttctctctcttgctctctctttcccctctctatctctccccccccttctctctctctatctcccccccccctcccccctatgTGTCACAACTTAACACAACTTAATGCTGCAtctacactttctctctctccctccttctctctcttgctctctctatccccccctctccccccctctgtttCCAGGGCGACGCGGCGTCGGCCGATAAAGGGGGCGGCGGGGCGGCCGGTGCAGTTCCAGTACCCCGACGCCCCGTTGAGCCCCAACTCTGCTGAGCAGCAGGAGCTGCAGCGGCGGCAGGTCCCTCTGTGGGTGCAGCTGCTGATCTTCGTCCTGGTGTCCGCGCTGCTCCTCATCGCCTACGTGGGCCTGGAGGGGGCGCTGGAGAGCCCGCTGACCCTGCTGCTGGACGGACTCTcccaggcggcggcggcgggggaggAGCTGGCTGCGTCCGGTTTGGAGGACGCGCCCGTGATGGCTGATGCTGCGGCGCCCCCTATCTTGGGGGAGTAGAGGGACCCGACCGCTCCAccgctccacctctccacctctccacctctccacctctccctgtgtgtttttatacagttttacaCCAATTCATGTCCTTCCCTCTGTTTAAATATGAGAGATGGAGCCACACTGCCTTACACAGACAGGAAGCAGTCGGCACATTTTAACTTGTGAATGAGTTGGACGATGAAGTTTTAAGACAGAGAAGAAGCACTGCCGTTGGTCGTGTTCCTCCAGAGTGGTCTGCATTGACCGCAGCGTGAGGAACCTGTATACGGCTGGGCCTTTCTTCCGTATTATTCACCTAGATTaaaagctgtgtgtttgttttggtccaCAGGAGATGGCTTGTTTAAATCACTATACGTCTGAATGTCACGTTGTTCATTATTTCGAACCTGTGTGAAGCCTCTTGCCCGGAGGAAAATCAAGGGGAACAAAATAGTCAACATGGTCTTATTCAACAATGTAACAGTGGAACGTTTTGGATCCTTTACAGATTTACATACATTTTCAGGAattttttgatgtttttttgtatgtgttcaAATTATTTTGATGTTCCTTAATAAAGTATTTgcgaaatgtatgtgtgtatctatttTGAATGTTCTTGTAATGAATGAACGCACTATCTGTATGAAAACTTCAACTTGAATGCCATTGTTGGAGCCCACATCGCTTAAAAAGGCAAACGACCCTTTTGAACAAGCCATGACGATAACATCCATTCCAATGCGGCAGGGGGCGCCCGTGCGTCATAACGCACCGGCTTTGCTGGTAAACAATTCACTGTCATTCAGAATTGAAAAATGACAGGCCAAAGCGTGAGTCTGCGAATTACGAGGCTTTTGAAAGTTGTTTTCTTGAGTTTATTGTTCGTTTTCACTGTCATAATTCTCGTGGCTACGGTGAGGACAATTTCGTTGGATGTGGATACTGAGTTGAAGCTGGCACGGTGGGAGAAGACCGACCATATCTCCCCTAATATAACCAGTGAATATAGACAGCGGCTCATTGCCAATTTCAAAGGTAAGTTTACTCTGCAGGCATCTTCTTTCAAATGCATGTGACCAAAGACACAACATATTCATTTGGGAGTAAATGTATTGATTGCCAATACTGATTCGCGGAAATGTAGGCAATAATCTCGTCAATCACGTGAAGACCCCGTGTATGTTGCCTTTAGCGCTATATGCTGGGACAGTTTTGTGCTGTATTTGCCGCGACGCAAATGAACTCATTTGACTGTCTGCATACTATGTGTCCTCGGTGAATTTAATGGACACTACGTGTGTCTTCCTCCTGTTTGTCATGTGTCACTGTAGAGGCGATTCGGATCCCCACCGTGTCGTATTCAGAAACTAACCTCAACACCACTGCACTTGAAGAGTTCTATCGGCTGATGAGAAAAGGTGCCACCTGATTCTGAACACCTCACACactgaagtaggctactgataatgttacagacagacagtgttgcAATGAAGTCCTGTTCTGTTACATTTTATCATACGTTGTCGACTTCCTGGACCCTGCgtgtaatagatagatagatagatactttattgatccccaaggggaaattcaaattcataATGATTTTGAGCACGCGCTGTTTTTCCGCCCTGCAGCGTTTCCCACTTTGTTCTCCTCACATTTGGTTTCGCATGAGGTGGTGGGAGACTACAGCCACCTCTTCTGGGTGCCGGGGACCGACCTCTCCCTGGTGCCCTACATGCTGTTGGCCCACATTGACGTAGTGCCAGCCAATGAGAGTGATGGCTGGGATGCCCCTCCCTTCTCTGCCAAAGAGATCGATGGCTTCATCTATGGCAGAGGGACCATTGATAACAAGCAGTCTGTCATGGTGAGGAGCTAACTGTTTAGCTGTCTTGATGCTCATTCTGTGTTGATCTGTACTAGCTACTCCTCTGTTCCCAAGCGCTGGCTGACCATGTGACGTGTTTGCTGTAGGGGATTCTGGAGGCCCTGGAGTTCCTCCTGGCGAAGGGCTATATGCCGCGACGAGGCCTCTACGTTGGCCTGGGCCATGACGAGGAGGTGAGCACATGCTGTAGACTCCTCTTTGGTAAACCATGATactgaggagacacacacaccacatgtgaaTATGCtgccagtgccacacacacggAGCCGACAGCTAACTGCACACCGCCGACACTGCGCTGCATGACACCCTGCCTGACCTGTCCAGTCCATGTAATGGCCAGAGGTGCAGTGGCCACTGAGAGGGTGAGCTATGAGTTCTGTAAGATCACGGCAAGCTGGACTGAGCTGTGAGTTCTGTAAGATCACGGCAAGCTGGACTGAGCTATGAGTTCTGTAAGATCACGGCAAGCTGGACTGAGCTATGAGTTCTGTAAGATCACGGCAAGCTGGACTGAGCTATGAGCTCTGTAAGATCACGGCAAGGTGGACTGGGCTATGAGTTCTGTAAGATCACGGCATGGTGGACTGGGCAGAgttttaaaaaggcattcagaacatgtttggtGATGTTGGGAGTTATTgcccaatgtttataacaatagcaatgtttataacaatagcAATGGTGTTAAATCATTCATACATTGGTGATGAAaatacatattgtgaatgtggataatacactGTGATTGtttatgttaaaagttgcaattggttgATAAAGtcttgagaggtggataaactctaataagaggtggataaactctatttctgatatttcagaggtggataaaatgtgtttatttatgtttagCCTCCACCACATCCCTGGTGATGGGAGCACGTTGCACATCGTTGCTGTTAAATCTGTGTGGTCAGTTGGTGTGGCAGGATGTGCAGGggtcagttggtgtgtgtgtgtgtaggggtcgGTTGGTGTGGCAGGGTGTGTAGtggtgagttggtgtgtgtgtgtgtagtgctgagGCTGACTGGCGTGCGTTCGTCTCGTCTGGtctcaggcgtgtgtgtgtttgtgtagtggtgagtgtgtgtgtgtgtgtcgtggggaGGCTGACTGGCGtgcgctcgtctcgtctcgtctcaggtgtgtgtgtgtgtgcgtgtagtggtgagtgtgtgcgtgtgtgtgtgtgtgtagtggtgagtgtgtgtgtgtgtgtgtgtgtagtggtcagGCTGACTGGCGTGCGCTCGTCTCGTCtggtctcaggtgtgtgtgtgtgtgtgtgtgtgtgtgtgtgtgtgtgtgtgtgtgtgtgtgtgtgtgtgtgtgtgtgtgcgtgtgtgtgtgtgtgtgtgtagtggtgagtgtgtgtgtgtgtgtgtgtgtgtgtgtgtgtgtgtgtgtgtgtagtggtgagtgtgtgtgtgtgtgtgtgtgtgtgtgtgtgtgtgtagtggtgagtgtgtgtgtgtgtgtgtgtgtagtggttcGGCTGACTGGCGTGCGCTCGTCTCGTCtggtctcaggtgtgtgtgtgtgtgtgtgtgtgtgtagtggtcagGCTGACCGGTGTGCGctcgtctggtctggtctcaggtgtgtgtgtgtgtgtgtgtgtgtgtgtgtgtgtagtggtgagtgtgtgtgtgtgtgtgtgtgtgtgtgtgtgtgtgtagtggtcagGCTGACTGGCGTGCGCTCGTCTCATCtggtctcaggtgtgtgtgtgtgtgtgtgtgtgtgtgtgtgtgtgtgtgtgtgtgtgtgtagtggtcagGCTGACTGGCGTGCGCTCGTCTCATCtggtctcaggtgtgtgtgtgtgtgtgtgtgtgtgtatgtgtgtgtgtgtgtgtgtgtgtagtggtcagGCTGACTGGTGTGCGctcgtctggtctggtctcaggtgtgtgtgtgtgtagtggtgagtgtgtgtgtgtgtgtagtggtcagGCTGACTGGTGTGCGCTCGTCTCGTCtggtctcaggtgtgtgtgtgtgtgtgtgtgtgtgtgtgtgtgtgtgtgtgtgtgtagtggtcagGCTGACTGGTGTGCGCTCGTCTCGTCTGGTCCCAGGTGAACGGCCTGCAGGGGGCGGTCAACATGGTCAGCGCGCTGAAGGAGCGCGGCGTGGAGCTGGAGTTCCTTCTGGACGAGGGACTCGCCGTGCTGGACGGCATCATCAGCGGCCTACACGGACCTGCGGCCCTgtaggtaccacacacacacacacacacacacacacacacctacacggaCCTGCGGCCCTGTATGtaccacacacatgcgcgcgcgcacacacacacacacacacatacatacacacacacacacacacacacacacacacacacacacacacacacacctacacggaCCTGCAGCCCTGTAGgtaccacaaccacacacacacacacacacacacacacacacacacacacacacctacacggaCTTGCGGCCCTGTATGTACCATAactacgcgcgcacacacacacacacacacacacacacctacacggaCCTGCGGCCCTGTATGTaccacaactacacacacacacacacacacacacacacacacacacacacacacacctacacggaCCTGCTGCCCTGTATGTACCacaactatgcacacacacacacacacacacacacacacacactagctagtAGCTACACACAGCTAACTTATTATTTCTGTCTTTATGTGTACATATgcatatgtctatgtgtgtatgtgtgtttatacgtacatactgtatgcatatgtctgtgtgtatgtgtgtttatacgtacatactgtatgtctgtgtgtatatgtgtttatacttacatactgtatgcatatgtctgtgtgtatgtgtgtttgtacgtacatactgtatgcatatgtctgtgtctatgtgtgtttatacgtacatactgtatgcatatgtctatgtgtgtatgtgtgtttatacgtacatactgtatgtctgtgtgtatgtgtgtttatacgtacatactgtatgcatatgtctgtgtgtgtgtgtgtgtttatacgtacatactgtatgtctgtgtgtatgtgtgtttatacgtacatactgtatgtctgtgtgtatgtgtgtttatacgtacatactgtatgcatatgtctgtgtgtgtgtgtgtgtttatacgtacatactgtatgtctgtgtttgtgtgtttatacgtacatactgtaagcatatgtctatgtgtgttaatacgtacatactgtatgcacatgtctgtgtgtgtgtgtgtgtttatacgtacatactgtatgtctgtgtgtatgtgtgtttatacgcacctactgtatgcatatgtctgtgtgtatgtgtgtttatacgtacatactgtatgtctgtgtgtatgtgtgttcatacgtacatactgtatgcatatgtctgtgtttgtgtgtgtgtttatacgtacatatgcatatgtctgtgtgtgtttatacgtacctactgtatgcatatgtctgtgtgtgtgtgtgtgtgtgtgtgtgtgtgtgtgtgtgtgtgcgtgtgtgaaggaTTGGGATCAGTGAGAAGGGCCAAGCAACAGTGAAGCTGAGCGTCGCCACCGCTCCTGGACACTCCTCCATGcctccagcagagggcagtaTCGGCATCCTCGCCGCTGCCGTCAAACGGTAAGAGAGgacttgaagtgtgtgtgtgtgtgtgtgtggagaacagaCTAAATGTGTTCATAATTCATAGACATGCATGCTTGTAGACTTGGGAATTGGCAAGTTGGACTGTTTGAtgactgtttgagtgtgtagagtgtgtgagaggcgtGGCAGCTGAACTAAGAGCCATGCTGGTCTATGTGCTCCTGTTGCAGGCTAGAAGATAACCCAATGCCCAGGCTCTTTGGCTTAGGCCCTGAACGAGGAACATTTGAGCATCTGGCTCACAGTGTAATGCCCTGGCCCCACGGCCTGTCTTATCCACATTGCCATATGTTTCAGTAGGACCAGTTCTGCAACTGTTTTATGAGATGAAATAATGCTgttatgcacatgcacacgtgttgacctttgacctttgctcTGTGTCTCTGCTGCCCGCTAGTTTGGCCTTCCCCTCAGGTTCATCATGTCCAACCTCTGGCTGTTCACGCCTCTGCTCAACAGGTAGGAATCAGATCACTACtgtttattatacggctctctagaatgttgagagagctccgCTGCGCGttggggttctgttcatcctgtcaggaattattttccgataatgaccggcgttctatacattatcccttacagaGTTCACACCATTACACACAGGGCTTAGTCCCACTATTAGTCCCACTATTAGTCCCACTAATACCAGTACAGGGGGTTAGTCTCAGTACTACAAGTACACAGAAGGGTTAGTCTCACTactacaagcacacagaagggttaGTCTGACTACTACAAGTACACAGAAGGGTTAGTCTGACTACTACAAGTACACAGAAGGGTTAGTCTCACTACTACAAGTACTGTACACAGAAGGGTTAATCTCACTACTACAAGTACACAGAAGGCTTAGTCTCCCTACTACAAGTACTGTACACAGAAGGGTTAATCTCACTACTACAAGTACACAGAAGGCTTAGTCTCCCTACTACAAGTACTGTACACAGAAGGGTTAATCTCACTACTACAAGTACACAGAAGGGTTAGTCTCACTACTACAAGTACACAGAAGGGTTAGTCTCACTACTACAAGTACACATAAGGGTTAGTCTCACTACTTCCAGACCCTGTGGATGATTGACCCCATGAAAGGTCCTGCATATGTTGCGAGTAACAGTGATGCAGATGTACTAGTCACTACAGTACAGGTCATAGGGTGAGCTGCATGTCGTGTGTAAAGAGTTAAAAACTTTCCACAGGCCATGCTGCTGTAAATTGTGTAAGAGTTAAGACATACATTTCCACAGGCCATACTGCTGTAAATTGTGTAAGAGTTAAGACATACCTTTCCACAGGCCATGCTGCTGTAAATTGTTGctaaagaaaagaggaaacGGGTCGTACACACGCCACTTCCATATTGGTCAGGAGGTTGAACACCAAAGACAGTTCATATTGTTTGGATATTAACGTTGTGTTTTATCTGAACACCAAAGACAGTTCATATTGTTTGGATATTAACGTTGTGTTTTATCTGAACACCAAAGACAGTTCATATTGTTTGGATATTAACGTTGTGTTTTATCTGAACACCAAAGACAGTTCATATTGTTTGGATATTAACGTTGTGTTTTATCTGAACACCAAAGACAGTTCATATTGTTTGGATATTAACGTTGTGTTTTATCTGAACACCAAATACAGTTCATATTGTGTGGATATTAACGTTGTGTTTTATCTGAACACCAAAGACAGTTCATATTGTTTGGATATTAACGTTGTGTTTTATCTGAACACCAAAGACAGTTCATATTGTTTGGATATTAACATTGTGTTTTATCTGAACACCAAATACAGTTCATATTGTTTGGATATTAACGTTGTGTTTTATCTGAACACCAAAGACAGTTCATATTGTTTGGATATTAACATTGTGTTTTATCTGAACACCAAAGACAGTTCATATTGTTTGAGTATTAACGTTGTGTTTTATCTGAACGTACAGAGTAATGGAGAGAAGGCCCGACACAAATGCCTTTGTACGGACAACTACGGCCATCACCATGTTTAATTCAGGCGTAAAGGTACTGTAAAACAACTACGGCCATCACCATGTTTAATTCAGGCGTAAAGGTAAAACAACTACGGTCGTCACCATGTTTAATTCAGGCGTAAAGGTAAAACAACTACGGCCGTCACCATGTTTAATTCAGGCGTAAAGGTAAAACAACTACGGCCGTCACCATGTTTAATTCAGTCGTAAaggtaaaacaacaacaacagccatcACCATGTTTAATTCAGCCGTAAAGGTAAAACAACTACGGCCGTCACCATGTTTAATTCAGCCGTAaagataaaacaacaacaacagccatcACCATGTTTAATTCAGCCGTAAAGGTAAAACAGCAACTACGGCCGTCACCATGTTTAATTCAGCCGTAAaggtaaaacaacaacaacagccatcACCATGTTTAATTCAGCCGTAAAGGTAAAACAGCAACTACGGCCGTCACCATGTTTAATTCAGCCGTAAaggtaaaacaacaacaacagccgtCACCATGTTTAATTCAGGCGTAAAGGTAAAGTGCTTCTTGTTGCCATAGTATCGGAGGTTAACACATTTGTCTAGTCCCTGGAGAACTAGAATGCTGAATCAGTTTGGCCTCCTCTGCTCTGCAGGtcaatgtatatatatacatgtagtATATAGTATAATGGTATGTATATAGTATATAGTAATATAGTttggcctcctctcctctgctctcctctcctctgctctgcaggTCAATGTTCTCCCGTCCTACGCTGAGGCCATCGTCAACTTCCGCATTCACTCGGCACAGACTTTGAAAGAGGTCAGAGTTCATGTCAACAGAGGGCTTATCTGTGGTTGGTTCACTAGAGCTGTTCACAGCACACCAAATGTTATGTGCAGCATATAGAGAGTTTCCATTCAGCACaagaatgaatgactgaatggatgaatgaatggatgaatgaatgcatggatggatggatggatgggtaaatagatggatggatggatggatggatgtcagATTAATAAACAGAAGagattgatttgatgattttgttttgatgagaTTGATTGTGTTGTCTaatcagctgctctctctctctctctctctctctctctgtgtctctcaggtGCTGGACATTGTAGAGGCCACTGTGGCGGACGAGCGGGTGAAGATCTCCCTCCTGACCGGGTTCGACCCGCTGCCCGTCAGCTCCTACGGTGCCAAGGCCTTTGGGTACCAGGTCATCAAGAAGACCGTGCTGGACCAGTTCCCACAGGTCACCATCGCGCCAGGTGAGAGGCCTGAGCAGTGacctgtgacctttgaccctggaCAGCCGCGTGCTGGTGTGGAGTGggccgagtgtgtgtggagtgggccgagtgtgtgtggagtgggccgtgtgtgtgtgtgtggagtgggccgtgtgtgtgtggagtgggccgtgtgtgtgtgtgtggagtgggccgtgtgtgtgtggagtgggccaagtgtgtgtgtgtggagtgggccgTGTGTGCGTCCACTAGAGTGGAGAGGTGTGTTTGAGGTGGCCCTACCCTGGGCCAGTAACTTCTGAATGGTccttattctccctctctctctctctctctccctctctctctctctccctctctccctctctctctctctctctctctctctctccccctttcatcCTTCTGCTCTGTAGGAATCTGTGTGGGCAACACAGATAGCAGACACTACACAGAGCTGACCAAAGACATCTATCGCTTCGCTCCGACATGGTTCAAACCAGGAGACCCCAAGAGGTAATGAGGTCTTTAACGTTCACTTGGACTCCTCCATTGCTACAGGGATCAaactcaagttcaagtttattacaGCCATGTCAACAATAGAATAATACAGTTGATATGCTCACATGTTAACGCACAGTAATGACAACACGGCATCACAAGACAGAAGCCAAACAGGCTCATAGATACTGTAGCAGGGGTAacaacacttaacacacacagaagagtgcATGGGTTACAGAGAAAGCCACAGCTCGGTTCAGTTGTGCAAAAAGTGCAAAGAGACATCAGGCCAGGCTATGAAGTAAACCGTAAAGTGCTTAGTGCATGTTCAGGTGGCCAATAGCTTGTGGACAGGTACTATCCCTAAAGCGTGATGTTTTGCATGTGATGCTCCTGAACCTTCTCCCTGGTGGTAAGATAGATGGTGTGCTGGATGGGAGGGGTCAGAGATGATGTTTTTGGCTTTCCTGGAAATTCTGGTGTTGTAGTGTGAGGTTATGGTAGGCAGAATACAGCCAGTGATTTTAGAGGCCCTGCGTACTACCCTCTCAAGCCATTGTTTGTCCTGGCTGGTGGCACTGCCATACCAAACTGAAGCTTAGCAACTGTCAAAGGGTCTAGTCGGCATTGGCTCCCAATGCTCCATTGGCTCAGTTCATATGACATTTGCTCATCTTGGATTTACCCA from Sardina pilchardus chromosome 7, fSarPil1.1, whole genome shotgun sequence encodes the following:
- the LOC134088053 gene encoding N-fatty-acyl-amino acid synthase/hydrolase PM20D1.2-like codes for the protein MTGQSVSLRITRLLKVVFLSLLFVFTVIILVATVRTISLDVDTELKLARWEKTDHISPNITSEYRQRLIANFKEAIRIPTVSYSETNLNTTALEEFYRLMRKAFPTLFSSHLVSHEVVGDYSHLFWVPGTDLSLVPYMLLAHIDVVPANESDGWDAPPFSAKEIDGFIYGRGTIDNKQSVMGILEALEFLLAKGYMPRRGLYVGLGHDEEVNGLQGAVNMVSALKERGVELEFLLDEGLAVLDGIISGLHGPAALIGISEKGQATVKLSVATAPGHSSMPPAEGSIGILAAAVKRLEDNPMPRLFGLGPERGTFEHLAHSFGLPLRFIMSNLWLFTPLLNRVMERRPDTNAFVRTTTAITMFNSGVKVNVLPSYAEAIVNFRIHSAQTLKEVLDIVEATVADERVKISLLTGFDPLPVSSYGAKAFGYQVIKKTVLDQFPQVTIAPGICVGNTDSRHYTELTKDIYRFAPTWFKPGDPKRFHGVNERISAKNYEELVVFYIKLIQNCDIRDLPSPHSSGHEL